A single window of Larimichthys crocea isolate SSNF chromosome XII, L_crocea_2.0, whole genome shotgun sequence DNA harbors:
- the tanc2a gene encoding protein TANC2 isoform X3: MPRQNSGNRSQLDHRVRFTPSLNLKPLHFEVPGLTSDWLFTGREWLFQEVDACLRGGDPSTSRGVVIVGNMGFGKTAIIARLLALSCHGNRMWPTAAGSQTMPKHVEAVSFSHESMGRGGGDEGGGGGGSCPGTPEMRRRQEDALRRLAGQVVSYHFCQADNCYTCLVPEFVHNMAAMLSDAPQLSAYRELLHRSPQLQSTLSLRSCIQDPSAALQRGMLEPLDALYRDRKLHVEGAGLIILIDGLNEAEFHRPDYGDTLTSFLSQNIQKFPSWLKVITTVRTSQQDITGSLPFHRISLDKMEENNAIDQDLQGYLMQRIHSSAEIQSNVSLSNGRLDNTALAKLISHLKTLSKGSYLYLKLTLDLIEGGYLVLKSSSFKVVPVSLAEVYLLQLNIRFPTQSSFQRVLPLLNVTVASLHPLTDQQLFEAVNAGALTGGTLSWVEFAHRMEQLSSFLLRRNDGSRMLNHASFREWLMWREEGQEDRFLCDPRSGHTLLAFWLCRQEGKLNRQQTLELGHHILKAHIYKGLSKKLGVSSSVLQGLWLSYSTNSLSPAVSSLRNLYTPNIKVSRLLIMGGADVDYRSDVLSNAPLLCVHAHLGHTDAVALLLDHGAQVDAQSHDGLTALGFAAAAGHLDIVSMLSQHTAKVGHVDSSGRCVLVHAAQRGHLEVLRFLLKRAEWSCTSCCGQRGASRCQAVQQALIAAASMGHTETVSYLLDLPEEDEEDEERPEINTPDSLWGETALTAAAGSGRLVVCRLLLDQGAAVEQGNRKGVTPLFSAVRRDHWQVVELLLNHGVEVNMVDQQGRTALMTAASEGHMTTGQLLLDHGASLDQTDREGLTALSWACLKGKLQLVKELVARGAATTHADRSGRTPLDLAAFCGDPEVVQYLVDHGASVEHVDCSGMRPLDRAVGCRNTSAVIALLKKGAKIGPATWAMATSKPDILMVLLSKLIQEGDRLYKQSKVREAAHSYQSALQKFPGDELKTFRQLRVCVLLNLSRCHRKMNDFGLAEEFATKALELKAKSYEAFYARARAKRSRRQFHAALEDLIEASRLCPSNREIQRLLSRVKEECRQVAQQQDSPPPSSHHVYQQNVSINEGRCRDSGCLQVQDREGLTEEEEEESYREEDALPHSSSFHPPPVIQSLDTHCHPGGPSPSSLSPTHLYRHLPSPTHLPSSSSHSAPPPPSASYRHFSPPPSPMQHQQRASPMSESMPALSGNGGLHHHPQSISALHHSDQNQGLQQHHHMSNQRSFQKQNPVQGQWLQPAKVQVVRTSQPTSAAHSSMILGSSAYSQFGQLPQELAELGEGICPNPLDIRPGLPVQAGLSSGASYPLDDVDGDFVCQARSGSAYGREGGGERAGINRFGQARQLSRNQTKAAYYPMEVTEATMGHPDSILPSNDYQYHPGGLRRPLSAHPTSSQAPPTRPLVHSQSISVRFSTSSGSLAGGQPVNHGQGFRTSASVQQMDLPSDLAPVGEVTGYHDDLFLISSPQSEICMVGGGTYPGEAGRSSRNTPFMGIIDRTARVHQQYQQQAPSSSASCLSPSRSWAVSSVDTVITSPSKMPPNQGFSQLQPSSIAYHNRSNNNAHNGHVLHDNHLDYYEVLPGSGLQSEGSVQVASQNPSYLDVKLARTMPVIHSCSDRPSDRQTGPTSPVKPKRPFVESNV, from the exons ATGCCCAGACAGAATTCTGGGAATCGTAGTCAACTGGACCACAGAG TTCGTTTCACCCCCTCTCTCAACCTGAAGCCCCTCCACTTCGAGGTACCCGGGCTCacgtctgattggctgttcacCGGCAGGGAATGGCTCTTCCAGGAAGTGGACGCTTGTCTTCGCGGTGGCGACCCGTCAACCAGCCGGGGTGTGGTCATCGTCGGCAACATGGGCTTTGGCAAAACAGCCATCATCGCTCGTCTGCTAGcactcagttgtcatggaaaccgGATGTGGCCAACCGCTGCCGGCAGCCAGACCATGCCAAAAC ATGTAGAGGCTGTTTCTTTCTCCCATGAATCCatgggaagaggagggggagatgaaggaggaggaggaggaggaagctgccCAGGGACTccagagatgaggaggagacaggaggacgCGCTGAGGAGGCTCGCAGGACAG GTGGTCTCGTATCATTTCTGTCAGGCCGATAACTGTTACACCTGTCTGGTCCCGGAGTTCGTCCACAACATGGCGGCAATGCTAAGCGACGCCCCTCAGCTGTCAGCCTATCGCGAGCTGCTGCACCGGTCGCCGCAGCTACAGAGCACGCTGAGTCTGCGCTCCTGCATCCAGGATCCGAGCGCCGCCCTCCAGAGGGGAATGCTAGAACCTCTGGACGCTCTCTACAGAG acaggaagctgcatgtggagggggcggggcttaTTATATTGATTGATGGGCTAAACGAGGCAGAGTTCCACCGGCCCGACTACGGCGACACACTGACTTCCTTCCTGTCCCAAAACATCCAGAAATTTCCTTCCTGGTTGAAGGTCATTACCACTGTCAGGACCAGTCAGCag GACATCACAGGTTCTCTGCCTTTCCACCGCATCTCTCTAGACAAGATGGAAGAGAACAACGCCATAGACCAGGACCTGCAG GGTTACTTGATGCAGCGTATCCACAGCAGTGCCGAGATCCAGAGCAATGTGTCGCTGAGCAACGGCCGCCTCGACAACACAGCGCTGGCCAAGCTGATCAGCCACCTGAAGACCCTGAGCAAGGGCTCGTACCTCTACCTGAAACTGACCCTGGACCTGATAGAAGGAGGGTACCTTGTCCTAAAGAGCTCCAGTTTCAAG gtggtTCCTGTGAGTCTCGCAGAGGTCTATCTGCTGCAGCTCAACATACGTTTTCCGACCCAGTCGTCTTTTCAGAGAGTTCTGCCGCTGCTCAACGTTACCGTGGCGTCGCTGCACCCGCTGACGGATCAGCAG CTCTTTGAGGCAGTGAACGCTGGTGCTCTGACCGGAGGAACGCTGAGCTGGGTGGAGTTTGCGCACcggatggagcagctctcatctTTCCTGCTGAGGCGGAATGACGGCAGCAGGATGCTAAACCACGCCTCCTTCAGGGAGTGGCTgatgtggagagaggagggtcAGGAAGACAGGTTCCTCTGTGACCCCAG gagcGGTCACACTCTCCTGGCCTTCTGGCTctgcagacaggaaggaaaGTTGAACCGTCAGCAGACACTGGAGCTGGGACATCACATCTTGAAGGCTCACATCTACAAG GGTCTGAGCAAGAAGCTCGGGGTTTCCTCCTCAGTTCTGCAGGGGCTGTGGCTGTCCTACAGCACGAATAGCCTGAGCCCTGCTGTGTCATCACTGCGCAACCTCTACACCCCCAACATCAAG GTGAGCAGGTTGCTGATTATGGGCGGGGCTGACGTGGATTACCGTAGTGATGTCCTCAGCAACGCCCCCCTGCTGTGTGTCCACGCTCACCTGGGCCACACTGATGCCGTGGCACTGCTGCTCGACCACGGAGCTcag GTGGATGCTCAGTCACATGACGGTTTGACTGCACTGGGGTTCGCTGCTGCAGCCGGACATCTGGACATCGTCAGCATGCTGAGTCAGCACACAGCAAAG GTGGGTCACGTGGACAGCTCCGGCCGGTGTGTGTTGGTTCACGCGGCTCAGCGAGGCCACCTCGAGGTGCTGCGCTTCCTGCTGAAGCGTGCCGAGTGGAGCTGCACTTCCTGCTGCGGGCAGAGGGGGGCGAGCAGGTGCCAGGCGGTGCAACAGGCTCTGATTGCTGCGGCCAGCATGGGCCACACAGAG acggTGTCATACCTGCTGGATCTtccagaggaagatgaggaagatgaggagagacCTGAAATCAACACACctgacagtctgtggggagagACAG ctctgacagcagcagcaggaagtggcCGGTTGGTTGTCTGCAGGCTGTTGTTGGATCAGGGAGCTGCTGTTGAACAAGGCAACAGGAAGGGTGTCACACCTCTCTTCAGTGCTGTGAGACGTGACCACTGGCAG gtgGTTGAGCTGTTATTGAATCACGGCGTGGAGGTGAACATGGTCGACCAGCAGGGCCGAACAGCTCTGATGACGGCAGCCTCAGAGGGACATATGACCACCGGCCAGCTGCTACTGGATCATG gAGCCTCTCTCGACCAGACTGACAGAGAAGGCTTAACGGCGCTCAGCTGGGCGTGTCTGAAAGGAAAGCTCCAATTGGTCAAAGAGCTGGTGGCGAGAGGTGCAGCCACAACTCACGCTGACCGCAGTGGACGGACGCCTCTGGATCTGGCTGCCTTCTGCGGCGACCCAGAAGTT GTGCAGTACTTAGTGGATCATGGTGCATCGGTGGAGCACGTGGACTGCAGCGGAATGCGTCCTCTGGACCGAGCGGTTGGCTGCAGAAACACTTCAGCAGTCATCGCTCTGCTCAAAAAGGGAGCCAAAATAG gACCAGCGACCTGGGCCATGGCAACCTCAAAACCAGATATCTTAATGGTCCTGCTCAGTAAATTGATCCAGGAGGGAGACAGACTGTACAAG CAATCTAAAGTAAGAGAAGCTGCTCATTCCTACCAGTCGGCTCTCCAGAAGTTTCCAGGGGACGAGCTGAAGACGTTCAGAcagctgagagtgtgtgtgctgctcaaCCTGTCACGCTGCCACCGCAAGATGAAC gaTTTTGGCCTTGCTGAGGAGTTTGCTACCAAGGCGCTAGAGCTGAAAGCTAAATCGTACGAAGCCTTTTATGCCCGAGCTCGAGCCAAACGCAGCCGCAG ACAGTTCCATGCAGCCCTGGAGGACCTGATTGAGGCCAGTCGACTGTGCCCGTCCAACCGGGAGATCCAGCGTCTGCTTTCCCGGGTCAAAGAAGAGTGTCGGCAGGTGGCACAACAACAAGACTCTCCCCCTCCTTCATCACATCATGTTTACCAACAAAATGTGTCCATCAATGAGGGCAGGTGCAGAGATTCCGGTTGTCTGCAGGTGCAGGACAGGGAGGGGCttacagaggaagaggaggaggagagttacagagaagaagatgctcttcctcactcctcctctttTCATCCTCCACCTGTGATTCAAAGTCTTGACACCCACTGCCACCCTGGGGGGCCATCACCCTCTTCTCTCTCGCCAACTCATCTGTACCGTCACCTCCCCAGCCCCACCCACttaccctcctcctcttctcactctgcgcctcctcctccatccgCCTCTTATCGCCATTTcagccctcctccctccccaaTGCAGCATCAGCAGCGAGCCAGTCCAATGTCAGAAAGTATGCCTGCATTATCAGGAAATGGAGGTCTTCACCACCATCCACAGTCCATTTCAGCCCTCCACCATTCAGACCAGAACCAGGGACTGCAGCAGCACCATCATATGTCCAATCAGCGATCATTCCAGAAGCAGAACCCTGTTCAAGGCCAGTGGCTCCAACCAGCCAAGGTTCAGGTTGTCAGAACCAGTCAGCCCACTTCTGCTGCCCACTCCAGCATGATTTTAGGAAGTTCTGCCTACTCCCAGTTTGGCCAGCTACCCCAAGAACTGGCCGAACTGGGGGAAGGCATTTGCCCAAACCCCCTAGATATCCGGCCAGGTCTGCCGGTCCAGGCTGGTCTGAGCTCTGGAGCTTCATATCCGCTAGATGATGTGGATGGTGACTTCGTTTGTCAGGCAAGATCTGGATCTGCCTATGGGAGAGAAGGTGGAGGGGAGAGGGCAGGAATAAATCGATTTGGTCAGGCCCGTCAGTTAAGCCGCAACCAAACCAAAGCAGCATACTACCCCATGGAAGTGACTGAAGCGACAATGGGACATCCTGACAGCATTCTACCATCAAACGATTATCAATACCACCCAGGGGGACTACGACGCCCACTCAGTGCCCACCCAACCTCCTCTCAAGCTCCACCCACCAGGCCTCTTGTCCACTCGCAAAGTATCAGCGTCCGTTTCTCCACCAGCAGCGGCAGCCTTGCTGGTGGGCAACCAGTTAATCATGGCCAAGGCTTCAGGACCTCTGCCTCCGTCCAGCAGATGGATTTACCATCAGATCTGGCCCCTGTGGGAGAGGTTACTGGTTACCATGACGATCTATTTCTGATCTCCTCTCCCCAGTCAGAAATATGCATGGTGGGAGGTGGAACCTATCCTGGAGAGGCAGGCCGTTCATCTAGGAATACTCCTTTCATGGGCATTATCGACAGGACCGCGAGAGTGCACCAACAGTATCAACAACAAGCTCCTTCCAGTTCAGCATCCTGTCTCAGTCCTTCTCGGTCCTGGGCTGTTTCTTCAGTGGACACAGTCATCACCTCACCTAGCAAAATGCCTCCCAATCAAGGCTTCAGCCAGCTCCAGCCATCCTCTATTGCTTACCACAACCGCAGCAACAACAATGCCCACAATGGTCACGTCCTCCATGACAACCACCTTGACTACTATGAGGTGCTGCCGGGCAGTGGTCTTCAGAGTGAAGGCTCAGTGCAGGTTGCCAGTCAGAATCCTTCTTACCTGGATGTGAAGCTGGCTCGAACAATGCCGGTGATCCATAGCTGCTCAGACAGACCaagcgacagacagacaggtcctACCTCTCCTGTCAAACCAAAAAGACCCTTCGTAGAATCCAATGTATAG
- the tanc2a gene encoding protein TANC2 isoform X1 produces MDCTAAILKACARSRSKWCRHERSSMRRPWRPADDYGCGCGGVIAAGVVGHASNLLHRLLFYICCCLSHEESSELCREWVERPVGGRGRSEDEGEDEELGPPPSVDEAADALMTRLGFLLGEKAISGEPGSSYHAQDDGQRISPSSSLASSSASPCSTLQPPAGGEGNNNKHASPNHASVTSPTSTLESRDSGIIATLTSYSAESAAERDNGTKYPGDGYHGSSLNLWQQVGRPVVASTSSSSMVAAGRTNEGFLYRVEDNMAASTYSLNKLHPDRGPDSARSSGSTHSIPLYLMPRPNSVAATSSAHLEDLAYLDEQQRHIPSRTSLRMPRQNSGNRSQLDHRVRFTPSLNLKPLHFEVPGLTSDWLFTGREWLFQEVDACLRGGDPSTSRGVVIVGNMGFGKTAIIARLLALSCHGNRMWPTAAGSQTMPKHVEAVSFSHESMGRGGGDEGGGGGGSCPGTPEMRRRQEDALRRLAGQVVSYHFCQADNCYTCLVPEFVHNMAAMLSDAPQLSAYRELLHRSPQLQSTLSLRSCIQDPSAALQRGMLEPLDALYRDRKLHVEGAGLIILIDGLNEAEFHRPDYGDTLTSFLSQNIQKFPSWLKVITTVRTSQQDITGSLPFHRISLDKMEENNAIDQDLQGYLMQRIHSSAEIQSNVSLSNGRLDNTALAKLISHLKTLSKGSYLYLKLTLDLIEGGYLVLKSSSFKVVPVSLAEVYLLQLNIRFPTQSSFQRVLPLLNVTVASLHPLTDQQLFEAVNAGALTGGTLSWVEFAHRMEQLSSFLLRRNDGSRMLNHASFREWLMWREEGQEDRFLCDPRSGHTLLAFWLCRQEGKLNRQQTLELGHHILKAHIYKGLSKKLGVSSSVLQGLWLSYSTNSLSPAVSSLRNLYTPNIKVSRLLIMGGADVDYRSDVLSNAPLLCVHAHLGHTDAVALLLDHGAQVDAQSHDGLTALGFAAAAGHLDIVSMLSQHTAKVGHVDSSGRCVLVHAAQRGHLEVLRFLLKRAEWSCTSCCGQRGASRCQAVQQALIAAASMGHTETVSYLLDLPEEDEEDEERPEINTPDSLWGETALTAAAGSGRLVVCRLLLDQGAAVEQGNRKGVTPLFSAVRRDHWQVVELLLNHGVEVNMVDQQGRTALMTAASEGHMTTGQLLLDHGASLDQTDREGLTALSWACLKGKLQLVKELVARGAATTHADRSGRTPLDLAAFCGDPEVVQYLVDHGASVEHVDCSGMRPLDRAVGCRNTSAVIALLKKGAKIGPATWAMATSKPDILMVLLSKLIQEGDRLYKQSKVREAAHSYQSALQKFPGDELKTFRQLRVCVLLNLSRCHRKMNDFGLAEEFATKALELKAKSYEAFYARARAKRSRRQFHAALEDLIEASRLCPSNREIQRLLSRVKEECRQVAQQQDSPPPSSHHVYQQNVSINEGRCRDSGCLQVQDREGLTEEEEEESYREEDALPHSSSFHPPPVIQSLDTHCHPGGPSPSSLSPTHLYRHLPSPTHLPSSSSHSAPPPPSASYRHFSPPPSPMQHQQRASPMSESMPALSGNGGLHHHPQSISALHHSDQNQGLQQHHHMSNQRSFQKQNPVQGQWLQPAKVQVVRTSQPTSAAHSSMILGSSAYSQFGQLPQELAELGEGICPNPLDIRPGLPVQAGLSSGASYPLDDVDGDFVCQARSGSAYGREGGGERAGINRFGQARQLSRNQTKAAYYPMEVTEATMGHPDSILPSNDYQYHPGGLRRPLSAHPTSSQAPPTRPLVHSQSISVRFSTSSGSLAGGQPVNHGQGFRTSASVQQMDLPSDLAPVGEVTGYHDDLFLISSPQSEICMVGGGTYPGEAGRSSRNTPFMGIIDRTARVHQQYQQQAPSSSASCLSPSRSWAVSSVDTVITSPSKMPPNQGFSQLQPSSIAYHNRSNNNAHNGHVLHDNHLDYYEVLPGSGLQSEGSVQVASQNPSYLDVKLARTMPVIHSCSDRPSDRQTGPTSPVKPKRPFVESNV; encoded by the exons GTGAGGATGAGGAGTTAGGACCTCCGCCCTCAGTAGACGAGGCAGCTGACGCTCTGATGACCAGGCTGGGCTTCCTGCTCGGGGAAAAGGCAATCAGTGGAGAGCCGGGGTCATCTTACCACGCCCAGGACGATGGACAG AGGatctctccttcctccagtCTGGCCAGTAGTAGCGCCTCCCCATGCTCCACACTGCAGCCTCCTGCTGGAGGGgagggcaacaacaacaagcatgCCTCCCCCAACCATGCCTCCGTCACCTCCCCCACCTCAACACTGGAGAGCAGAGACAGCGGCATCATAG CCACGTTGACCAGCTATTCTGCTGAGTCGGCAGCGGAGCGGGACAACGGCACCAAGTACCCCGGTGATGGTTACCACGGCAGCAGCCTGAACCTCTGGCAGCAGGTGGGCCGGCCGGTGGtggcctccacctcctcttccagtATGGTAGCAGCGGGAAGAACCAACGAAGGCTTCCTGTACAGGGTGGAGGACAACATGGCTGCCTCCACTTACAGCCTCAACAAGCTCCACCCAGATCGAGGCCCTGACTCCGCCCGCTCATCAGGCTCCACCCACTCCATCCCTCTCTACCTCATGCCCCGCCCCAATTCAGTTGCTG cCACCAGTTCTGCCCACCTTGAAGATCTAGCCTATCTGGATGAACAGCAGAGACACATCCCATCAAGGACGTCCCTCAGAATGCCCAGACAGAATTCTGGGAATCGTAGTCAACTGGACCACAGAG TTCGTTTCACCCCCTCTCTCAACCTGAAGCCCCTCCACTTCGAGGTACCCGGGCTCacgtctgattggctgttcacCGGCAGGGAATGGCTCTTCCAGGAAGTGGACGCTTGTCTTCGCGGTGGCGACCCGTCAACCAGCCGGGGTGTGGTCATCGTCGGCAACATGGGCTTTGGCAAAACAGCCATCATCGCTCGTCTGCTAGcactcagttgtcatggaaaccgGATGTGGCCAACCGCTGCCGGCAGCCAGACCATGCCAAAAC ATGTAGAGGCTGTTTCTTTCTCCCATGAATCCatgggaagaggagggggagatgaaggaggaggaggaggaggaagctgccCAGGGACTccagagatgaggaggagacaggaggacgCGCTGAGGAGGCTCGCAGGACAG GTGGTCTCGTATCATTTCTGTCAGGCCGATAACTGTTACACCTGTCTGGTCCCGGAGTTCGTCCACAACATGGCGGCAATGCTAAGCGACGCCCCTCAGCTGTCAGCCTATCGCGAGCTGCTGCACCGGTCGCCGCAGCTACAGAGCACGCTGAGTCTGCGCTCCTGCATCCAGGATCCGAGCGCCGCCCTCCAGAGGGGAATGCTAGAACCTCTGGACGCTCTCTACAGAG acaggaagctgcatgtggagggggcggggcttaTTATATTGATTGATGGGCTAAACGAGGCAGAGTTCCACCGGCCCGACTACGGCGACACACTGACTTCCTTCCTGTCCCAAAACATCCAGAAATTTCCTTCCTGGTTGAAGGTCATTACCACTGTCAGGACCAGTCAGCag GACATCACAGGTTCTCTGCCTTTCCACCGCATCTCTCTAGACAAGATGGAAGAGAACAACGCCATAGACCAGGACCTGCAG GGTTACTTGATGCAGCGTATCCACAGCAGTGCCGAGATCCAGAGCAATGTGTCGCTGAGCAACGGCCGCCTCGACAACACAGCGCTGGCCAAGCTGATCAGCCACCTGAAGACCCTGAGCAAGGGCTCGTACCTCTACCTGAAACTGACCCTGGACCTGATAGAAGGAGGGTACCTTGTCCTAAAGAGCTCCAGTTTCAAG gtggtTCCTGTGAGTCTCGCAGAGGTCTATCTGCTGCAGCTCAACATACGTTTTCCGACCCAGTCGTCTTTTCAGAGAGTTCTGCCGCTGCTCAACGTTACCGTGGCGTCGCTGCACCCGCTGACGGATCAGCAG CTCTTTGAGGCAGTGAACGCTGGTGCTCTGACCGGAGGAACGCTGAGCTGGGTGGAGTTTGCGCACcggatggagcagctctcatctTTCCTGCTGAGGCGGAATGACGGCAGCAGGATGCTAAACCACGCCTCCTTCAGGGAGTGGCTgatgtggagagaggagggtcAGGAAGACAGGTTCCTCTGTGACCCCAG gagcGGTCACACTCTCCTGGCCTTCTGGCTctgcagacaggaaggaaaGTTGAACCGTCAGCAGACACTGGAGCTGGGACATCACATCTTGAAGGCTCACATCTACAAG GGTCTGAGCAAGAAGCTCGGGGTTTCCTCCTCAGTTCTGCAGGGGCTGTGGCTGTCCTACAGCACGAATAGCCTGAGCCCTGCTGTGTCATCACTGCGCAACCTCTACACCCCCAACATCAAG GTGAGCAGGTTGCTGATTATGGGCGGGGCTGACGTGGATTACCGTAGTGATGTCCTCAGCAACGCCCCCCTGCTGTGTGTCCACGCTCACCTGGGCCACACTGATGCCGTGGCACTGCTGCTCGACCACGGAGCTcag GTGGATGCTCAGTCACATGACGGTTTGACTGCACTGGGGTTCGCTGCTGCAGCCGGACATCTGGACATCGTCAGCATGCTGAGTCAGCACACAGCAAAG GTGGGTCACGTGGACAGCTCCGGCCGGTGTGTGTTGGTTCACGCGGCTCAGCGAGGCCACCTCGAGGTGCTGCGCTTCCTGCTGAAGCGTGCCGAGTGGAGCTGCACTTCCTGCTGCGGGCAGAGGGGGGCGAGCAGGTGCCAGGCGGTGCAACAGGCTCTGATTGCTGCGGCCAGCATGGGCCACACAGAG acggTGTCATACCTGCTGGATCTtccagaggaagatgaggaagatgaggagagacCTGAAATCAACACACctgacagtctgtggggagagACAG ctctgacagcagcagcaggaagtggcCGGTTGGTTGTCTGCAGGCTGTTGTTGGATCAGGGAGCTGCTGTTGAACAAGGCAACAGGAAGGGTGTCACACCTCTCTTCAGTGCTGTGAGACGTGACCACTGGCAG gtgGTTGAGCTGTTATTGAATCACGGCGTGGAGGTGAACATGGTCGACCAGCAGGGCCGAACAGCTCTGATGACGGCAGCCTCAGAGGGACATATGACCACCGGCCAGCTGCTACTGGATCATG gAGCCTCTCTCGACCAGACTGACAGAGAAGGCTTAACGGCGCTCAGCTGGGCGTGTCTGAAAGGAAAGCTCCAATTGGTCAAAGAGCTGGTGGCGAGAGGTGCAGCCACAACTCACGCTGACCGCAGTGGACGGACGCCTCTGGATCTGGCTGCCTTCTGCGGCGACCCAGAAGTT GTGCAGTACTTAGTGGATCATGGTGCATCGGTGGAGCACGTGGACTGCAGCGGAATGCGTCCTCTGGACCGAGCGGTTGGCTGCAGAAACACTTCAGCAGTCATCGCTCTGCTCAAAAAGGGAGCCAAAATAG gACCAGCGACCTGGGCCATGGCAACCTCAAAACCAGATATCTTAATGGTCCTGCTCAGTAAATTGATCCAGGAGGGAGACAGACTGTACAAG CAATCTAAAGTAAGAGAAGCTGCTCATTCCTACCAGTCGGCTCTCCAGAAGTTTCCAGGGGACGAGCTGAAGACGTTCAGAcagctgagagtgtgtgtgctgctcaaCCTGTCACGCTGCCACCGCAAGATGAAC gaTTTTGGCCTTGCTGAGGAGTTTGCTACCAAGGCGCTAGAGCTGAAAGCTAAATCGTACGAAGCCTTTTATGCCCGAGCTCGAGCCAAACGCAGCCGCAG ACAGTTCCATGCAGCCCTGGAGGACCTGATTGAGGCCAGTCGACTGTGCCCGTCCAACCGGGAGATCCAGCGTCTGCTTTCCCGGGTCAAAGAAGAGTGTCGGCAGGTGGCACAACAACAAGACTCTCCCCCTCCTTCATCACATCATGTTTACCAACAAAATGTGTCCATCAATGAGGGCAGGTGCAGAGATTCCGGTTGTCTGCAGGTGCAGGACAGGGAGGGGCttacagaggaagaggaggaggagagttacagagaagaagatgctcttcctcactcctcctctttTCATCCTCCACCTGTGATTCAAAGTCTTGACACCCACTGCCACCCTGGGGGGCCATCACCCTCTTCTCTCTCGCCAACTCATCTGTACCGTCACCTCCCCAGCCCCACCCACttaccctcctcctcttctcactctgcgcctcctcctccatccgCCTCTTATCGCCATTTcagccctcctccctccccaaTGCAGCATCAGCAGCGAGCCAGTCCAATGTCAGAAAGTATGCCTGCATTATCAGGAAATGGAGGTCTTCACCACCATCCACAGTCCATTTCAGCCCTCCACCATTCAGACCAGAACCAGGGACTGCAGCAGCACCATCATATGTCCAATCAGCGATCATTCCAGAAGCAGAACCCTGTTCAAGGCCAGTGGCTCCAACCAGCCAAGGTTCAGGTTGTCAGAACCAGTCAGCCCACTTCTGCTGCCCACTCCAGCATGATTTTAGGAAGTTCTGCCTACTCCCAGTTTGGCCAGCTACCCCAAGAACTGGCCGAACTGGGGGAAGGCATTTGCCCAAACCCCCTAGATATCCGGCCAGGTCTGCCGGTCCAGGCTGGTCTGAGCTCTGGAGCTTCATATCCGCTAGATGATGTGGATGGTGACTTCGTTTGTCAGGCAAGATCTGGATCTGCCTATGGGAGAGAAGGTGGAGGGGAGAGGGCAGGAATAAATCGATTTGGTCAGGCCCGTCAGTTAAGCCGCAACCAAACCAAAGCAGCATACTACCCCATGGAAGTGACTGAAGCGACAATGGGACATCCTGACAGCATTCTACCATCAAACGATTATCAATACCACCCAGGGGGACTACGACGCCCACTCAGTGCCCACCCAACCTCCTCTCAAGCTCCACCCACCAGGCCTCTTGTCCACTCGCAAAGTATCAGCGTCCGTTTCTCCACCAGCAGCGGCAGCCTTGCTGGTGGGCAACCAGTTAATCATGGCCAAGGCTTCAGGACCTCTGCCTCCGTCCAGCAGATGGATTTACCATCAGATCTGGCCCCTGTGGGAGAGGTTACTGGTTACCATGACGATCTATTTCTGATCTCCTCTCCCCAGTCAGAAATATGCATGGTGGGAGGTGGAACCTATCCTGGAGAGGCAGGCCGTTCATCTAGGAATACTCCTTTCATGGGCATTATCGACAGGACCGCGAGAGTGCACCAACAGTATCAACAACAAGCTCCTTCCAGTTCAGCATCCTGTCTCAGTCCTTCTCGGTCCTGGGCTGTTTCTTCAGTGGACACAGTCATCACCTCACCTAGCAAAATGCCTCCCAATCAAGGCTTCAGCCAGCTCCAGCCATCCTCTATTGCTTACCACAACCGCAGCAACAACAATGCCCACAATGGTCACGTCCTCCATGACAACCACCTTGACTACTATGAGGTGCTGCCGGGCAGTGGTCTTCAGAGTGAAGGCTCAGTGCAGGTTGCCAGTCAGAATCCTTCTTACCTGGATGTGAAGCTGGCTCGAACAATGCCGGTGATCCATAGCTGCTCAGACAGACCaagcgacagacagacaggtcctACCTCTCCTGTCAAACCAAAAAGACCCTTCGTAGAATCCAATGTATAG